The proteins below are encoded in one region of Haloterrigena turkmenica DSM 5511:
- a CDS encoding ABC transporter substrate-binding protein: MAATAGCLGGGGGSSDGITIGGLFGLPGDHPAGTGMKQTTEVLVENLNADGGLLGEEVELVTRDTEFDPATARDGYRELILDESVDVTTGIYSTEVGTAIFDEVPEFETIHLTGGSAPDRPMENYDDYKYWFRGIHGGYLGRATANYAASHFEDLGITEVGIAAEDVDGFDPVLEEFAAGLPSSVNVHFEERFSSDTSDFSPILDQGEQNDIQMMVGFVSQGGSALMSQWAQRQPNYMFGGGDVFSSNPDRWENTSGEVEYVWSYIGGAAPGLEVTETTSQLIEDHRSMFDGAAPPHAQSYTQYDAILTWAEAVKEAETTDIDEVVSTIEEMTLEGSTGTLDWYGEDGELPHTPQFGEEYVHPPVMQWQEVDGEGRQIGLYPDTVRSGELQIPPWVSL; this comes from the coding sequence CGGCGGCCTCTTCGGACTGCCCGGCGATCACCCGGCCGGGACCGGGATGAAGCAGACGACCGAAGTGCTAGTCGAGAATCTCAACGCAGACGGTGGACTCCTCGGTGAAGAAGTCGAACTGGTCACTCGGGACACCGAGTTCGATCCGGCGACCGCTCGCGACGGCTACCGGGAACTGATTCTCGACGAGAGCGTCGACGTAACGACGGGAATCTACTCGACCGAGGTCGGAACGGCGATCTTCGACGAGGTACCCGAGTTCGAAACCATCCACCTAACCGGTGGCTCCGCGCCGGATCGTCCGATGGAGAACTACGACGACTACAAGTACTGGTTCCGCGGCATTCACGGGGGGTACCTGGGTCGGGCGACGGCGAACTACGCCGCGTCACATTTCGAGGATCTGGGTATTACGGAGGTCGGCATCGCGGCCGAGGACGTCGACGGATTCGATCCGGTCCTCGAGGAATTCGCTGCCGGCCTTCCGAGTTCCGTCAACGTCCACTTCGAAGAGCGGTTCTCGTCGGACACGAGCGATTTCAGTCCGATCCTCGACCAGGGCGAACAGAACGACATCCAGATGATGGTCGGGTTCGTCTCCCAGGGCGGCTCCGCCCTCATGAGTCAGTGGGCCCAGCGCCAGCCGAACTACATGTTCGGCGGCGGGGACGTCTTCTCCTCGAATCCGGACCGGTGGGAGAACACGAGCGGCGAGGTCGAATACGTCTGGTCGTACATCGGCGGTGCCGCTCCGGGGCTCGAGGTCACTGAGACGACCAGCCAGCTCATCGAAGACCACAGATCGATGTTCGACGGGGCGGCCCCGCCTCACGCCCAGTCGTACACGCAGTACGACGCGATTCTGACGTGGGCCGAAGCGGTGAAGGAGGCGGAGACGACGGACATTGACGAGGTCGTTTCGACCATCGAAGAGATGACGCTCGAGGGATCGACCGGCACGCTCGACTGGTACGGCGAGGACGGTGAACTCCCGCACACGCCTCAGTTCGGCGAGGAATACGTCCATCCGCCAGTCATGCAGTGGCAGGAAGTCGATGGCGAGGGTCGGCAGATCGGGCTCTACC